The following are from one region of the Cystobacter fuscus DSM 2262 genome:
- a CDS encoding FHA domain-containing protein: MSPPNPKRPPRSAPPSVAEGGETTAPADDVDLPFDDDEVAPLQADDPRPQRVPQFPMGPRRSRRHAAGTSRQERDREFPARFSSGEYEDPGHERACLYVERGPGTGQLVPIKQGVLTLGRASSSDLRLQHPSISRRHAQLTRLGDRLLLKDVGSQNGTYVNRVRLTGERELRSGDEIALGNALLRVRGPGPMPSRRGADGRRASPLRVGLSAQRLVLLAAASSGLVAVFLTLSAVRLMREEPRVEKSEPFHAREPDIEVEVTAEPPPPGPEAEPPTASAQALAEEARPTAPTTRPGRDTGRTVKEGSVKTAPKPPPPELHAAPNPDAEAEVLAQYESGHVEAALSLARREHVENLALLLERFQQAWKAGQAAMEARDAPAAIRHFTEAHTLDRQIAQGWGAYAPRIRQALTQAQAQIQSP; encoded by the coding sequence ATGAGTCCTCCGAATCCCAAGCGCCCGCCCCGCTCCGCTCCGCCCTCCGTGGCGGAGGGGGGAGAGACCACGGCGCCCGCGGATGATGTGGACCTGCCCTTCGATGATGACGAAGTGGCGCCCCTGCAGGCCGATGATCCGCGACCCCAGCGCGTGCCCCAGTTTCCCATGGGCCCGCGCCGTTCGCGTCGGCACGCGGCGGGCACCTCCCGCCAGGAGCGGGACCGCGAGTTTCCCGCCCGCTTCTCCTCCGGCGAGTACGAGGATCCCGGCCACGAGCGCGCCTGCCTCTATGTCGAGCGCGGTCCCGGCACGGGCCAGTTGGTCCCCATCAAGCAGGGGGTGCTGACGTTGGGCCGCGCCTCCTCGTCCGACCTGCGGCTGCAGCACCCCTCCATCAGTCGGCGCCACGCCCAGCTCACCCGCCTGGGCGACCGGCTCCTGCTCAAGGACGTGGGCAGCCAGAACGGCACCTACGTCAACCGCGTCCGGCTCACGGGCGAGCGAGAGCTGCGCTCGGGAGATGAAATAGCCCTGGGCAACGCGTTGCTGCGCGTGAGAGGGCCGGGACCCATGCCCTCGCGCCGCGGCGCCGACGGCCGGCGCGCCTCGCCCCTCCGGGTGGGCCTGAGCGCCCAGCGCCTCGTCCTGCTCGCCGCCGCGTCGAGTGGCCTGGTGGCCGTGTTCCTCACGCTCTCGGCGGTCCGGTTGATGCGCGAGGAGCCGCGGGTGGAGAAATCCGAGCCGTTCCACGCCCGGGAGCCGGACATCGAGGTGGAGGTGACCGCGGAGCCCCCTCCTCCAGGCCCCGAGGCCGAGCCCCCCACGGCGAGTGCCCAGGCACTCGCCGAGGAGGCCCGGCCCACCGCTCCCACCACCCGTCCGGGACGGGACACCGGCCGCACCGTGAAGGAGGGCTCCGTCAAGACCGCCCCGAAGCCTCCGCCGCCCGAGCTCCACGCGGCCCCGAATCCCGACGCGGAGGCGGAAGTCCTCGCCCAATACGAGTCGGGACACGTCGAGGCGGCCCTGAGCCTCGCCCGGCGCGAGCACGTGGAGAACCTGGCCCTGCTGCTGGAGCGCTTCCAGCAGGCGTGGAAGGCGGGTCAGGCCGCCATGGAGGCCCGGGACGCCCCGGCCGCCATCCGCCACTTCACCGAGGCGCACACCCTCGATCGGCAGATCGCCCAGGGGTGGGGAGCGTACGCGCCGCGCATCCGCCAGGCGTTGACCCAGGCCCAGGCGCAGATCCAGAGCCCGTAG
- the cysS gene encoding cysteine--tRNA ligase → MAAASIRLFNTMTMQKETLVPVVPGKLGVYVCGPTVYSYVHIGNARTFTSFDVVVRYLRHRGFEVTYVRNYTDVDDKIIKAAQETGEAPVALAARFVEAFREDARALHLLEPDVSPKVSDHIPEILRIIGKLVDKGVAYASQGDVYFSVRRYPDYAKLSKRDLDELCVGERVQPGEQKHEPLDFALWKAAKPGEPSWDSPWGPGRPGWHIECSAMSERYLGETFDIHGGGLDLIFPHHENELAQSEAASGHTLARYWMHCGFLDLEGAKMSKSLGNVVRLREALERVDAEALRFFFLSTHYRHPLAFSDKGLADAELRMEYFYETLRKVDERVGGKEFAPGPLHGDAARFMADFEAQMDDDFNSAGALGVLSGLFAMMNELVDKPPVKDKAVVGRTLRALREDVRKVSGILGLFEEAPASWLLRRRDRAVKERGLDVARVEQLMAARAEARKAKDFAEADRLRVELKSLGVEIMDTAAGTLWKVAAPA, encoded by the coding sequence GTGGCCGCCGCATCCATCCGCCTTTTCAACACGATGACGATGCAGAAGGAGACGCTGGTGCCTGTCGTCCCGGGCAAGCTGGGCGTCTATGTGTGTGGCCCGACGGTCTACAGCTACGTCCACATCGGCAACGCGCGCACGTTCACGTCCTTCGATGTCGTGGTGCGTTATCTGCGCCACCGCGGCTTCGAGGTGACGTACGTGCGCAACTACACCGACGTGGACGACAAGATCATCAAGGCCGCGCAGGAGACGGGCGAGGCTCCGGTGGCGCTGGCGGCGCGGTTCGTGGAGGCGTTCCGCGAGGATGCCCGGGCCCTGCACCTGCTGGAGCCGGACGTCTCACCCAAGGTGAGCGATCACATTCCGGAGATCCTGCGCATCATCGGCAAGCTGGTGGACAAGGGCGTGGCGTACGCCTCCCAGGGCGACGTGTACTTCTCCGTGCGGCGCTACCCCGACTACGCGAAGCTGTCCAAGCGTGACCTGGATGAGCTGTGCGTGGGCGAGCGCGTCCAGCCCGGTGAGCAGAAGCACGAGCCGCTGGACTTCGCCCTGTGGAAGGCCGCCAAGCCGGGCGAGCCGTCCTGGGACAGCCCCTGGGGCCCGGGCCGGCCCGGGTGGCACATCGAGTGCTCGGCCATGAGCGAGCGCTACCTGGGCGAGACCTTCGACATCCACGGCGGTGGGTTGGATCTCATCTTCCCGCACCATGAGAACGAGCTCGCCCAGAGCGAGGCCGCGAGTGGCCACACCCTGGCGCGCTACTGGATGCACTGCGGCTTCCTCGATCTCGAGGGGGCGAAGATGTCCAAGTCGCTCGGCAACGTGGTGCGCCTGCGCGAGGCCCTGGAGCGGGTGGACGCCGAGGCGCTGCGCTTCTTCTTCCTCTCCACGCACTACCGCCATCCCCTGGCCTTCTCGGACAAGGGCCTGGCGGACGCCGAGCTGCGCATGGAGTACTTCTACGAGACCCTGCGCAAGGTGGACGAGCGCGTGGGTGGCAAGGAGTTCGCCCCGGGCCCGCTGCACGGCGACGCCGCGCGCTTCATGGCGGACTTCGAGGCCCAGATGGACGACGACTTCAACTCGGCGGGCGCGCTGGGAGTGCTCTCGGGCCTGTTCGCGATGATGAACGAGCTGGTGGACAAGCCGCCGGTCAAGGACAAGGCCGTGGTGGGCCGCACCCTGCGGGCGTTGCGCGAGGACGTGCGCAAGGTGTCGGGCATCCTCGGCCTGTTCGAGGAGGCGCCGGCGTCCTGGCTGCTGCGGCGCCGGGACCGGGCCGTGAAGGAGCGGGGGCTCGACGTGGCGCGGGTGGAACAGTTGATGGCGGCGCGCGCGGAGGCCCGCAAGGCCAAGGACTTCGCCGAGGCGGACCGGCTGCGCGTCGAGCTGAAGTCCCTGGGCGTGGAGATCATGGACACCGCGGCGGGCACCCTGTGGAAGGTGGCCGCGCCCGCGTAG